One genomic region from Nitrospirae bacterium YQR-1 encodes:
- a CDS encoding BamA/TamA family outer membrane protein, protein MNLKDKALFYFILLFILFSPVQSKAETPSHPPDTGYSNTQQQRLLEPLPELRKDKGEPEIKLPQLPKDENISSKVTVFVKTIRIQQSTVFTKEQLESITKDYTGREISFMELETLRSALTQYYISHGFINSGVIIPDQKVENGEIILIAVEGKLTDIEVTGNKYFSSEYIKGKLRLYSGTPLDINDLQKALQIMLQNPMIQRLNAELAPGLKPGESVLTVKIEESSPFTLIVEGSNDHSPSIGSYGGDVYALYRNLTGHGDTIGGSFSYTKGLKDGTIEYAIPLDVRDTTLRVYYRQNEANVIEDPFKRLDIESKVKTYGVALSHPIYKTPETEFALALAVERKHSETFLLGRRFSFSEGTDDGKAGVFVVRFFQEWSTRSRTQVLAARSTISLGLKGFNSTTNDDAADGRFVTWLLQFQWIKRLFGTSSQIVFRTDAQFSNDSLLPLEKFAIGGMNSVRGYRKNIMVRDNGIFSSLEFRIPIYGTEKRPEILQIVPFTDYGRSWNTRSTTPLPRDIYSAGLGLRWAVTKKILFQIYGAKGFVNLYNYDEDYQDKGIYFKLTTQVF, encoded by the coding sequence GTGAATCTTAAAGACAAAGCGCTTTTCTATTTTATTTTATTGTTTATATTATTTAGTCCTGTACAATCAAAGGCGGAAACACCTTCTCACCCTCCGGATACCGGATATTCAAACACACAGCAGCAAAGACTGTTGGAACCGCTTCCTGAGCTAAGAAAGGACAAGGGAGAGCCGGAAATAAAGCTTCCTCAATTGCCTAAAGACGAAAACATTTCATCTAAGGTTACCGTGTTTGTTAAGACCATAAGAATACAGCAAAGCACTGTGTTTACAAAAGAACAACTGGAGAGCATTACAAAAGACTACACCGGTAGGGAAATAAGCTTCATGGAGCTTGAGACACTTCGCAGCGCTCTGACACAATATTACATAAGTCATGGGTTTATCAACTCCGGTGTAATCATTCCCGACCAAAAGGTAGAAAACGGCGAAATAATACTAATTGCCGTTGAGGGAAAGCTCACAGACATTGAGGTAACCGGCAATAAGTATTTTAGTTCCGAATATATAAAGGGTAAATTAAGACTATATAGCGGCACACCGTTAGACATAAATGATCTGCAAAAGGCTCTTCAGATAATGTTACAGAATCCTATGATTCAGAGGCTTAATGCCGAACTTGCTCCGGGATTAAAGCCTGGTGAAAGTGTGCTAACTGTTAAAATCGAGGAGAGCTCACCGTTTACCCTGATTGTTGAGGGAAGTAACGACCACAGCCCGAGTATAGGTTCATACGGAGGGGATGTTTATGCTTTGTATAGAAATCTGACAGGCCACGGAGATACAATAGGGGGTAGCTTCAGTTATACCAAAGGCCTCAAAGACGGCACAATAGAATATGCGATACCTTTAGACGTAAGGGATACAACATTAAGAGTTTATTACAGGCAAAACGAGGCGAATGTTATTGAGGACCCCTTTAAGCGGCTGGATATTGAAAGTAAAGTGAAGACATATGGAGTGGCATTAAGCCATCCAATTTATAAGACCCCGGAGACGGAGTTTGCTTTGGCACTGGCTGTGGAGAGAAAACATTCCGAGACATTTTTACTGGGGCGGAGGTTTTCCTTTAGCGAGGGAACAGATGACGGTAAGGCCGGCGTATTTGTAGTGCGTTTCTTTCAGGAGTGGTCAACCAGAAGCCGGACTCAGGTGTTAGCCGCCCGCTCCACGATAAGTTTAGGATTAAAAGGATTTAACTCTACAACAAACGATGATGCGGCAGACGGCAGATTTGTCACATGGCTGCTTCAATTCCAATGGATTAAGCGGCTTTTTGGTACGTCAAGCCAGATTGTGTTTCGTACGGATGCCCAGTTTTCAAACGATTCACTGCTGCCACTGGAGAAATTTGCAATAGGGGGTATGAACAGTGTCCGCGGTTACAGAAAAAATATTATGGTTAGAGACAACGGAATTTTCTCATCCCTCGAATTTCGTATTCCTATCTATGGCACTGAAAAGAGACCGGAAATATTACAAATCGTTCCGTTTACAGACTATGGCAGGTCGTGGAACACAAGAAGCACAACGCCTCTTCCCAGAGACATATATAGCGCAGGCCTGGGGCTCAGATGGGCTGTAACTAAAAAAATCCTGTTTCAAATCTATGGCGCTAAGGGTTTTGTAAACCTCTATAACTACGACGAGGACTATCAGGACAAAGGCATTTACTTTAAACTAACAACCCAAGTGTTTTAG
- a CDS encoding DUF2752 domain-containing protein has translation MFYPRGFKLHDIVIAVGVVSVLVFLYFFNPEQTLSWLRCPFLSMSGLYCPGCGSLRAAHQLLHGNVLNAVRFNHLLVLTFPFLACAFISKTSIFLRGKPLFNVSIEAGWINAFVIYILLFWILRNLP, from the coding sequence GTGTTTTATCCAAGGGGTTTTAAACTGCATGATATTGTAATTGCAGTGGGTGTAGTTTCGGTATTAGTGTTTTTATATTTTTTTAATCCTGAGCAGACACTGAGTTGGCTGCGGTGTCCTTTCCTTAGTATGAGCGGCCTTTACTGCCCCGGATGTGGTTCTCTCAGGGCTGCTCATCAATTACTCCACGGTAATGTCTTAAATGCTGTACGGTTTAATCATCTGTTGGTGTTAACGTTTCCTTTTTTGGCTTGTGCTTTCATATCTAAAACCAGTATTTTTCTGCGTGGTAAACCGCTTTTTAATGTTTCCATTGAGGCTGGCTGGATTAACGCATTTGTCATCTATATTTTACTCTTTTGGATTTTAAGGAATTTACCCTGA
- a CDS encoding CD225/dispanin family protein — MNPHVQTAQTIPNYLVYSILVTLFCCLPTGIVAIVYAAQVNGKIAAGDFQGAAVSSKNAKTWCWVSFGIGLGVTIISVAAGIFGVLSKGF, encoded by the coding sequence ATTAATCCACACGTACAAACTGCTCAAACCATACCTAATTATCTTGTGTATTCCATACTGGTTACACTTTTTTGTTGTTTACCAACAGGTATTGTAGCTATAGTATATGCTGCTCAGGTAAACGGAAAGATAGCCGCCGGTGATTTTCAGGGAGCGGCTGTTTCGTCAAAAAATGCGAAAACCTGGTGTTGGGTATCTTTTGGTATAGGATTAGGAGTTACGATAATTTCTGTTGCAGCAGGTATATTTGGTGTTTTATCCAAGGGGTTTTAA
- a CDS encoding ABC transporter ATP-binding protein, whose amino-acid sequence MIELTELSKHYIIGKEKLNAVDNVNLKVEKGDFLSIVGHSGSGKTTLLSIVGALTKPDIGTVKINNVNLWAITDDELSELRSKLMNFIFQFSSLIPTLTVLENVILPTAFAKEKTGRVDYARALLEMVKIEDKAELYPSQLSGGQQRRVAIARAFINEPQIVLADEPTGDLDEETEAEIMALFRKMNEDKGITFLLVTHSSEIAKQCKKIYRMQHGVLKPF is encoded by the coding sequence ATGATTGAACTGACTGAGCTGTCAAAACATTATATAATCGGGAAAGAAAAATTAAATGCTGTTGATAACGTTAACCTGAAAGTGGAAAAGGGGGATTTTCTTTCTATAGTGGGGCACTCTGGAAGTGGCAAGACAACGCTTCTGAGTATTGTCGGCGCTCTTACAAAGCCTGATATTGGCACGGTAAAAATCAATAATGTAAATCTTTGGGCTATCACTGATGATGAACTCTCAGAGCTCAGAAGTAAGCTAATGAATTTTATATTTCAGTTTTCAAGCCTTATCCCCACGCTTACCGTGCTTGAAAACGTGATATTGCCGACTGCTTTTGCCAAAGAAAAAACCGGCAGGGTTGACTATGCGAGGGCGTTGCTTGAGATGGTAAAAATTGAGGATAAGGCCGAGCTGTATCCATCTCAGCTAAGCGGCGGGCAGCAGCGCAGAGTTGCTATAGCCCGTGCTTTTATAAATGAGCCGCAAATAGTGCTTGCCGATGAGCCCACCGGAGACCTTGATGAGGAAACCGAGGCGGAGATTATGGCACTATTTAGAAAAATGAATGAGGACAAGGGGATTACCTTTTTACTTGTAACCCACAGCTCAGAGATTGCAAAGCAATGCAAGAAAATCTACAGAATGCAACACGGTGTTTTAAAACCTTTTTAG